In a single window of the Campylobacter iguaniorum genome:
- a CDS encoding hotdog domain-containing protein: MAENIYDNTDKETPKEDNYQADLKVEQNLNSSFYGKILETKKNYSKTLLKTGNDLRYDEEGLVHSGFIFSAADYAVAVAVNEPFLVTIGSKVSFYAPAKIGDEIEFEAWAYFEESKKREVKVVAKIKDIKVFEASFQVVVLEDHILKIQKKNLEDQATKRESGELKDAL, from the coding sequence ATGGCAGAAAATATTTACGATAATACAGATAAAGAAACGCCCAAAGAGGACAATTATCAAGCCGATTTAAAAGTAGAACAAAATCTAAATTCATCATTTTATGGAAAGATACTAGAAACCAAAAAAAACTACTCAAAAACACTGCTAAAAACTGGAAATGACCTACGATATGACGAAGAAGGGCTCGTGCATAGTGGTTTTATATTTAGCGCGGCAGATTACGCAGTGGCAGTGGCTGTAAATGAGCCATTTTTAGTGACTATTGGCTCAAAAGTTAGCTTTTACGCGCCGGCTAAAATAGGAGATGAGATCGAGTTTGAGGCGTGGGCGTACTTTGAAGAATCAAAAAAAAGAGAGGTCAAAGTAGTAGCCAAAATCAAAGATATAAAGGTATTTGAAGCAAGCTTCCAAGTAGTCGTTTTAGAAGATCATATCTTAAAAATCCAAAAGAAAAACCTAGAAGATCAAGCCACCAAAAGAGAATCAGGAGAGCTTAAAGACGCTCTATAA
- a CDS encoding MBL fold metallo-hydrolase, with the protein MKILSKSFGAYATNCYILIKDCGEIIIDPGDGALEFVRQNCKNLLAILNTHCHFDHIYDDKKIKDEYNLPIYVPKDDAFLCSKDPFGMIEEPFNPDFLVEPDGSLQIADFTLKFHHFAGHTPGCSMIETNGVMFSGDFLFKGSIGRYDFPFSSKIEMKNSLKKALNLGEFVLYPGHGEKTSMSEAREFISYFIERL; encoded by the coding sequence GTGAAAATTTTATCAAAATCTTTTGGGGCTTATGCTACAAACTGTTACATTTTAATCAAAGATTGCGGAGAAATCATAATTGATCCTGGCGACGGAGCTTTGGAGTTTGTAAGGCAAAATTGCAAAAACCTGCTTGCTATCTTAAATACGCACTGTCATTTTGACCATATTTATGATGACAAAAAGATAAAAGATGAGTATAATTTGCCAATTTACGTGCCAAAAGATGATGCTTTTTTATGCTCTAAAGATCCTTTTGGCATGATAGAAGAGCCTTTTAATCCTGATTTTTTAGTAGAGCCTGATGGTAGCTTGCAAATTGCAGATTTCACTCTTAAATTTCATCATTTTGCCGGACATACGCCAGGGTGTTCGATGATAGAGACTAATGGGGTTATGTTTAGTGGGGATTTTTTGTTTAAAGGAAGCATTGGGCGATATGATTTTCCATTTTCTAGCAAAATTGAAATGAAAAATAGTCTAAAAAAAGCACTAAATTTGGGCGAGTTTGTGCTGTATCCTGGACATGGAGAAAAAACCAGCATGAGCGAGGCTAGGGAGTTTATATCATACTTTATAGAGCGTCTTTAA
- a CDS encoding NAD+ synthase, with product MENFKKLEEKLLDFLDSYLKLTKNAGFSIGVSGGLDSAVVATLCSKVAKTYALIMPTNSSNKANLDDALALCDTLKVERTIINIQPILDEFLKATGDTTNLRRGNLSARIRMTLLYDHSAKLKTLVAGTSNKSERMLGYGTIYGDLACALNPIGEIYKSDLFEFAKYLGISQNIITKAPSADLYEGQSDELEIGFSYAQLDAVLKDIENQKTKQEIEAKFDEKLLQTIFTRIELNKFKLSMPPIANIN from the coding sequence ATGGAAAATTTTAAAAAATTAGAAGAAAAATTACTAGATTTCTTAGATAGTTACTTAAAGCTAACTAAAAATGCTGGATTTAGCATAGGCGTAAGTGGCGGACTTGACTCTGCTGTGGTCGCTACGCTGTGTTCTAAAGTAGCAAAAACCTACGCTTTAATAATGCCGACAAATAGCTCAAATAAGGCAAATTTAGATGACGCCTTAGCGCTTTGTGACACGCTTAAAGTAGAGCGTACTATCATAAACATTCAGCCGATTTTAGACGAATTTCTTAAAGCCACTGGCGACACTACAAATTTAAGACGTGGAAATTTAAGCGCTAGAATTAGAATGACGCTTTTATACGACCATTCGGCAAAACTTAAAACATTAGTAGCTGGCACAAGTAACAAAAGTGAGCGAATGCTAGGATATGGAACGATCTATGGCGATTTGGCTTGTGCTCTAAATCCTATAGGCGAAATTTACAAAAGCGACCTTTTTGAATTCGCAAAATATCTTGGAATTAGCCAAAATATCATCACAAAAGCTCCAAGCGCCGATCTTTATGAAGGTCAAAGCGATGAGCTTGAAATCGGCTTTAGCTACGCGCAGTTAGACGCCGTTTTAAAAGATATAGAAAATCAAAAAACAAAGCAAGAAATAGAAGCTAAATTTGACGAAAAACTACTCCAAACCATATTTACAAGAATAGAATTAAACAAATTTAAACTATCAATGCCACCAATCGCAAATATAAACTAA
- a CDS encoding DegT/DnrJ/EryC1/StrS family aminotransferase, producing the protein MRDIPFFRSHITEREHELVNECLDKNAIHMVVDLENKIKEYFGVKHALTTNNGTAAKHLALCAMDLKRGDKIICSVNTFPSVAQVIRHFDAEPIFVDINEDDFNINPVELKKVLKEQNHKKLKAAFITHVGGQSADMDAIYEIAKEFDIKIIDDASRAMGATYDGKLIGTLDSYMSCFQINPQIQNAIASTGIILTNDDEMAKRAKLVRSHAIVTDSFDKDGNLGYVYDVVDIGQKYDLNSLCAAFSIAQFEKLEMFINRRKEIAAIYDEELKDCPHVTTPVIKRDHIYTQYIVKIDKNRDGFARELRDRGVNIGLHYIPLHLLSYYKSKYNLRVNDFPAALKVYQQVLSLPIYAALSNDEVKYICDTIKAVAKTRV; encoded by the coding sequence ATGAGAGATATACCATTTTTTAGATCACACATCACAGAAAGAGAACACGAATTAGTAAATGAATGCTTAGATAAAAACGCTATCCATATGGTAGTCGATCTTGAAAATAAGATAAAAGAATATTTCGGTGTGAAACACGCTTTAACCACAAACAACGGCACCGCTGCAAAACACTTGGCACTTTGTGCTATGGATCTAAAAAGAGGAGACAAGATAATCTGCTCAGTAAATACTTTCCCAAGTGTCGCCCAAGTCATACGTCATTTTGACGCTGAGCCGATATTTGTCGATATAAATGAAGATGATTTCAACATAAATCCAGTAGAGCTTAAAAAAGTTTTAAAAGAGCAAAATCATAAAAAACTAAAAGCCGCTTTCATCACTCACGTTGGCGGTCAATCAGCTGATATGGACGCTATTTATGAGATCGCAAAGGAATTTGACATCAAAATCATAGATGACGCAAGTAGAGCCATGGGAGCGACATACGATGGCAAGCTTATAGGAACGCTTGATTCATATATGTCTTGTTTCCAGATCAATCCACAAATCCAAAACGCCATAGCCTCAACTGGTATAATTCTCACAAACGATGATGAAATGGCAAAAAGAGCAAAACTAGTCAGAAGCCACGCTATAGTAACTGATAGCTTTGATAAAGACGGTAACTTAGGCTATGTTTATGACGTGGTTGATATAGGTCAAAAATATGATCTAAACTCACTTTGCGCCGCATTTAGCATAGCTCAATTTGAAAAGCTAGAGATGTTTATAAACCGCAGAAAAGAGATAGCAGCCATATACGATGAAGAGCTAAAAGACTGTCCTCACGTCACAACTCCAGTCATCAAAAGAGATCACATCTACACCCAGTACATTGTCAAAATAGACAAAAACAGAGATGGCTTCGCAAGAGAATTAAGAGATAGAGGCGTAAATATAGGGCTTCACTACATACCGCTTCATCTTTTAAGCTACTATAAAAGCAAATACAATCTTAGAGTAAATGACTTCCCAGCAGCACTCAAAGTCTATCAACAAGTACTATCTTTGCCAATATATGCAGCTTTAAGCAACGATGAAGTCAAATATATATGCGACACCATAAAAGCAGTAGCAAAAACACGTGTATAG
- a CDS encoding tetraacyldisaccharide 4'-kinase, producing the protein MYSRKFHSWINKYFYRPRYFEVLVSMLLSPLALVYTTIVWIKFKLAKPLKFSVPIISVGNLVVGGTGKTPLTKAIFNEFSQDYKTFIILRGYKRSSKGLVKVCINGNLLCDTAASGDEAMEYALGLKNANVIVSEDRKLAINEAINLGANLIILDDGFGKFDIFKFNILLKPSKEPPLRLTLPSGAYRYPASFYKFGDFIPQNDDIIKTNTITNQTSKMVLVTAIANPFRLKDSFKECIGLEFFADHHKFSKLELENIIKKYNATSLLVTQKDFVKIKDFGFELSILELNTQISPNFKDKLNNFIKNYG; encoded by the coding sequence GTGTATAGCCGTAAATTTCATAGCTGGATAAACAAGTATTTTTATAGACCAAGATACTTTGAAGTGCTAGTTTCTATGCTTTTAAGCCCACTGGCACTGGTTTATACCACTATTGTTTGGATTAAATTTAAGCTAGCAAAACCACTAAAATTTTCAGTTCCTATCATAAGCGTAGGAAATTTAGTAGTCGGTGGCACTGGCAAAACTCCTCTTACAAAGGCGATATTTAATGAATTTAGCCAAGATTATAAAACATTTATAATCTTGCGTGGGTATAAAAGAAGCTCAAAAGGACTTGTCAAAGTATGTATTAATGGCAACTTGCTTTGCGACACTGCAGCAAGTGGGGACGAGGCAATGGAATATGCTCTAGGCCTAAAAAACGCCAACGTAATCGTGAGTGAAGATAGAAAATTAGCCATAAATGAAGCCATAAATTTAGGTGCAAATTTAATCATTTTAGATGATGGATTTGGCAAATTTGATATATTTAAATTTAACATTTTGCTAAAACCGTCAAAAGAGCCACCACTTCGCCTAACATTGCCAAGTGGAGCATACAGATATCCGGCAAGTTTCTATAAATTTGGCGATTTTATCCCTCAAAATGATGATATAATCAAAACAAACACTATCACAAACCAAACTTCCAAAATGGTTTTAGTAACAGCTATAGCAAATCCATTTAGGCTAAAAGATAGCTTCAAAGAGTGCATAGGGCTTGAGTTTTTCGCTGATCATCATAAATTTAGCAAACTAGAGCTTGAAAATATCATCAAAAAATATAATGCGACAAGTTTGCTTGTCACACAAAAAGATTTTGTCAAGATAAAAGATTTTGGTTTTGAGCTTTCTATTTTAGAGCTAAACACCCAAATTTCACCGAATTTCAAAGATAAACTAAATAATTTTATAAAAAATTACGGCTAA
- the argB gene encoding acetylglutamate kinase has product MLKSIKTAEVILSALPYIQKFRDEVFVIKYGGAAQIDESLKNDFARDVVLLQLVGIKVVIVHGGGKKINSFLDKLHIQSEFVDGLRVTDKDAMEVVEMTLSGLVNKEITSLLNKHGARAIGISGKDDNMLRAKSLDGGKYGFVGDITSVNDRVINSALAGGLIPVIAPIAVGDEYETYNINADLCASAIASKLKTKKVIFLSDIKGVLGSDGELISKLNESSISELKASGVISGGMIPKIDACLECVQSGVEAAHIIDGRVKHSLLLELFTDEGIGSVIR; this is encoded by the coding sequence GTGCTAAAAAGTATAAAAACTGCTGAAGTCATACTAAGTGCGTTGCCATATATTCAAAAATTTCGCGATGAAGTTTTCGTCATAAAATACGGTGGAGCAGCTCAGATAGATGAGAGTTTAAAAAATGATTTTGCTAGAGATGTCGTGCTTTTGCAACTTGTCGGCATCAAGGTCGTCATCGTCCATGGTGGCGGCAAAAAAATCAACTCATTTTTAGACAAACTTCATATCCAAAGCGAGTTTGTCGATGGGCTTAGAGTCACAGACAAAGACGCTATGGAAGTGGTCGAAATGACGCTAAGTGGCTTAGTAAATAAAGAGATCACAAGCCTACTAAACAAACACGGTGCAAGAGCCATAGGCATAAGTGGCAAAGATGATAATATGCTAAGAGCAAAGAGCTTAGATGGTGGAAAATACGGCTTTGTAGGCGATATAACAAGTGTAAATGACAGAGTCATAAATAGCGCTCTAGCTGGCGGTCTCATACCAGTCATCGCTCCTATCGCAGTGGGTGATGAGTATGAAACGTACAATATAAATGCCGATCTTTGCGCTAGTGCAATCGCCTCAAAGCTCAAAACCAAAAAGGTTATATTTCTAAGCGACATAAAAGGCGTTTTGGGAAGTGACGGCGAGCTTATAAGCAAGCTAAATGAAAGCTCCATAAGCGAATTAAAAGCAAGTGGAGTGATAAGTGGCGGAATGATACCAAAAATAGATGCCTGCCTTGAATGCGTCCAAAGCGGCGTCGAAGCAGCCCATATCATAGACGGCAGAGTCAAGCACTCGCTTTTGCTTGAGCTATTTACTGATGAGGGAATAGGAAGCGTCATAAGATGA
- the cutA gene encoding divalent-cation tolerance protein CutA, whose product MIVLNTAPDKKTAKKIAKKLVNSRAAACVNILPNLTSIYAWNGKIRSDKEVLMIAKGRYKKIKKMILKFHPYELPEIIALKPKKIEKTYKKWIKQNTKGKKC is encoded by the coding sequence ATGATTGTTTTAAACACTGCTCCAGATAAGAAAACAGCTAAAAAAATCGCCAAAAAGCTAGTAAATTCACGTGCTGCGGCTTGTGTAAATATCCTGCCAAATTTAACTAGCATTTATGCTTGGAATGGCAAAATTAGGAGCGATAAAGAAGTGCTTATGATAGCAAAAGGCAGATACAAAAAGATAAAAAAGATGATTTTAAAATTTCATCCTTATGAGCTCCCAGAAATCATCGCCTTAAAACCCAAAAAAATAGAAAAAACATATAAAAAATGGATAAAACAAAATACAAAAGGTAAAAAATGCTAG
- the thrC gene encoding threonine synthase: MLVNTRLNQNDTNSSVSLKTALLNPAAAYGGLYAPDSLPSLDERFFEEASGLSYSQIALKIIEKFKFDIDMSVFEEALKRYESFDNEPVEIKKIDENLHINELWHGPTRAFKDMALQPFGHILTSLAKEETKNYLIMCATSGDTGPATLETFSDANGIKVVCLYPKDGTSDVQRLQMTNASGKNLKVIGIEGNFDDAQRALKTLLNDEDFKASLAKLNLSLSAANSVNFGRILFQIIYHIYTCIKITGNKKPINIIVPSGNFGNALGAYYAKKMGANIAKIKIASNSNNILTQLFTTGVYDLRGKSLIKTISPAMDILISSNVERLLFDKFGPVRTKELMDSLATNKFYKLSDSELNSLKAEFEADFCTDDECENEIKKYANKGVLVDPHTATCFKLASKETLNVVTSTAHWVKFTPSMIKAIKNKETKDELKDMQELSKEFSSPIPEQILSLFSSEQIHKTICNQNEIKPTIIEWINK, encoded by the coding sequence ATGCTAGTAAATACAAGATTAAATCAAAACGACACCAACTCAAGCGTAAGCCTAAAAACAGCCCTACTAAATCCCGCTGCTGCTTATGGTGGGCTTTATGCGCCTGATTCCTTGCCAAGCTTGGATGAGAGATTTTTTGAAGAAGCCAGTGGGCTAAGTTATTCTCAAATAGCCCTAAAAATCATAGAAAAGTTTAAATTTGATATAGATATGAGCGTGTTTGAAGAGGCATTAAAAAGATATGAAAGCTTCGATAATGAGCCAGTTGAAATCAAAAAAATAGATGAAAATTTGCATATAAACGAGCTTTGGCATGGACCAACAAGAGCCTTTAAAGATATGGCATTGCAGCCTTTTGGACATATTTTGACTAGCCTAGCAAAAGAAGAAACGAAAAACTATCTTATCATGTGCGCGACAAGTGGCGATACTGGTCCAGCTACGCTAGAAACATTTAGCGACGCAAATGGTATCAAAGTAGTCTGCTTATATCCAAAAGACGGCACAAGCGACGTCCAAAGACTACAAATGACAAATGCAAGCGGCAAAAACCTAAAAGTAATAGGTATAGAAGGCAACTTCGATGATGCCCAAAGAGCCTTAAAAACATTGCTAAACGATGAAGATTTCAAAGCAAGTCTAGCAAAATTAAACCTTAGCTTAAGTGCTGCAAACTCAGTAAATTTTGGTAGGATTTTGTTCCAAATCATCTATCACATATACACTTGTATCAAAATCACAGGCAACAAAAAACCTATAAATATCATCGTTCCAAGTGGCAATTTCGGTAACGCTCTTGGTGCGTATTACGCCAAAAAAATGGGAGCAAACATCGCTAAAATCAAGATTGCTTCAAACTCAAATAATATTTTAACCCAGCTTTTCACAACTGGAGTTTATGACCTGCGTGGCAAAAGCTTGATTAAAACTATAAGCCCAGCTATGGATATTTTGATTAGCTCAAATGTCGAAAGACTTTTGTTTGACAAATTTGGCCCAGTTAGAACAAAAGAGCTTATGGATAGCCTTGCTACAAATAAATTTTACAAGCTAAGTGATAGCGAGCTAAACTCCTTAAAAGCTGAATTTGAGGCTGATTTTTGCACTGATGATGAATGCGAAAATGAGATCAAAAAATACGCAAACAAAGGCGTTTTAGTAGATCCCCACACCGCAACTTGCTTTAAACTAGCTTCAAAAGAGACGCTAAATGTGGTTACTTCTACTGCGCACTGGGTTAAATTTACTCCAAGTATGATAAAAGCTATCAAAAACAAAGAGACAAAAGATGAACTAAAAGATATGCAAGAACTTAGTAAAGAGTTTAGTTCGCCTATTCCAGAGCAGATTTTAAGCCTATTTAGCTCAGAGCAAATCCACAAAACGATCTGTAACCAAAATGAGATAAAACCAACCATAATAGAGTGGATAAACAAATGA
- the kdsB gene encoding 3-deoxy-manno-octulosonate cytidylyltransferase: MIIIPARLASTRFEHKILRTIDGVPMFVKTALNASKADDVLVACDDEKVVQIAGKFGIKAVLTSQNHESGTDRLNEAATKFGLKNDEIIINVQADEPFFETENLLKFKEFANRCIKNGAFMASCYKLANKEEATNPNLVKVVLDNAQNAIYFSRSLIPYPRSQCEIYKAHIGIYAYSVASLKEFCSMDSKYLENIEKLEQLRAIQSGKKIAMCEIKTSSIGIDTLEDLEAAAAKFGFKI, translated from the coding sequence ATGATTATTATACCAGCAAGACTAGCTTCTACTAGATTTGAGCATAAAATTTTACGCACGATTGATGGCGTGCCGATGTTTGTCAAAACTGCCTTAAACGCTTCAAAAGCTGATGATGTTTTAGTGGCTTGCGATGATGAAAAAGTCGTGCAAATAGCTGGAAAATTTGGCATAAAAGCCGTCCTAACAAGCCAAAATCACGAAAGTGGAACCGACCGTCTAAACGAAGCAGCCACTAAATTTGGCTTAAAAAATGATGAGATAATCATAAACGTCCAAGCAGATGAGCCATTTTTTGAAACCGAAAATCTACTCAAATTTAAAGAATTTGCAAATAGATGTATCAAAAACGGTGCTTTCATGGCAAGTTGCTACAAGTTAGCAAACAAAGAAGAAGCCACAAATCCAAATTTAGTAAAAGTAGTGCTTGATAACGCCCAAAATGCCATATATTTTTCACGCTCATTAATCCCTTATCCAAGAAGCCAGTGCGAGATTTATAAGGCTCACATCGGGATTTATGCTTATAGCGTAGCAAGCTTAAAAGAGTTTTGTTCTATGGACTCAAAATACCTTGAAAACATCGAAAAACTCGAACAACTAAGAGCAATCCAAAGTGGCAAAAAAATAGCGATGTGTGAGATAAAAACGAGCAGTATCGGCATCGACACGCTAGAAGATTTAGAGGCTGCAGCGGCTAAATTCGGCTTTAAGATTTAA
- a CDS encoding nitrous oxide-stimulated promoter family protein codes for MTEQKFTEQISTVAKFIQIYCDNNHAKAQKSNANLELIYKNTSLNQSVNYNLCKECEHLLLYANERLQNCPHDEKPKCRKCPHICYEKSELKFMVKVMRSSGIKLGLSKIKSLFQR; via the coding sequence ATGACAGAGCAAAAATTCACAGAACAAATCTCAACTGTTGCGAAATTTATCCAAATTTACTGCGATAATAATCACGCCAAGGCACAAAAATCAAACGCAAATTTAGAGCTAATCTACAAAAATACAAGCCTAAATCAAAGCGTAAACTACAATCTTTGCAAAGAGTGCGAACACCTACTTTTATACGCAAATGAAAGACTCCAAAACTGCCCTCACGATGAAAAGCCAAAATGTAGAAAATGTCCGCATATTTGTTACGAAAAATCAGAGCTTAAATTTATGGTTAAAGTTATGAGAAGTAGCGGTATCAAGCTTGGATTATCAAAAATAAAATCACTTTTTCAAAGATAA
- a CDS encoding GGDEF domain-containing protein — translation MQKAKEELANRVYRKVIILYILVTFFYTILYTYLGITLLLFNNALSFVALLIIYDDIHSPKYEKAISLLVQLSAIYNITCAVLVFGWGYGFELFLLAFIAIHYLFMAKNQYIKFTIIFFQITFYLTLYLMLKDAPKEYGGELFKNIIYIINFSALVFGFLFLHNNLNIIGAINILNLEKEKESYKDIAKYDFLTGLYTRLPMMNIINEILKNLESNKTNSVCIVLCDLDNFKNINDTYGHAFGDKVLSTASASLKSSFSKYGTISRWGGEEFLAVLENQEIDHAKSIIQQARQNIESSKIDNIRITATFGAVYLENPQTNLRLDEIIKNVDELLYVGKNSGKNRLVFKKI, via the coding sequence ATGCAAAAAGCAAAAGAAGAACTAGCAAATAGAGTTTATCGCAAAGTTATCATTTTATACATTCTTGTAACATTTTTTTACACGATTCTTTATACCTATCTTGGCATAACTCTACTACTCTTTAACAACGCGCTGTCATTTGTGGCTCTTTTGATTATTTATGACGATATACATTCTCCCAAATATGAAAAAGCCATAAGCCTTCTAGTCCAGCTAAGCGCCATTTACAACATCACTTGCGCTGTTTTGGTGTTTGGTTGGGGATATGGATTTGAGTTATTTTTACTTGCTTTTATAGCGATACACTATCTATTTATGGCAAAAAATCAGTACATAAAATTTACCATAATCTTTTTCCAAATCACATTTTATCTGACTTTATATCTAATGCTTAAAGACGCGCCAAAAGAGTATGGCGGAGAGCTGTTTAAAAATATAATTTACATTATAAATTTTTCAGCTTTAGTTTTTGGATTTTTATTTTTACATAATAACCTAAATATCATCGGCGCTATAAATATTTTAAATTTAGAAAAAGAAAAAGAGAGCTACAAAGACATAGCCAAATACGACTTTTTAACTGGACTTTACACAAGACTTCCTATGATGAATATCATAAATGAGATATTAAAAAATCTAGAAAGCAACAAAACAAACTCAGTTTGCATAGTCCTTTGCGATCTAGATAATTTTAAAAACATCAACGACACATACGGGCATGCCTTTGGCGATAAGGTTTTAAGTACGGCGTCTGCATCCTTAAAAAGCAGCTTTTCAAAATACGGAACGATTTCTAGGTGGGGCGGGGAAGAGTTTCTTGCAGTTTTAGAAAATCAAGAAATAGACCACGCAAAATCCATAATACAACAAGCAAGACAAAATATAGAAAGCTCAAAAATTGATAATATCAGAATCACAGCAACTTTCGGTGCGGTATATTTAGAAAACCCACAGACAAATTTAAGGCTAGATGAGATAATCAAAAACGTAGATGAGTTGCTATATGTAGGCAAAAATTCAGGTAAAAATAGATTGGTATTCAAAAAAATATGA
- a CDS encoding GGDEF domain-containing protein — protein MKVKNDNLTQNLQKILLLFLILRIGYLLVFLVIRNEWLISLNLASIAIYLFTIFLSKRKLLGYAFFILHIEIMIHTSICILVLGWDYGFDIAIIALLSIIYIDIFQNKFISYILVFMELMVYITLYIIAFDNTAYYPKIYSTYFFLVNFLFFILILLVISKILNVTDAIHFLELKKDKEKFKYMSEVDYLTGLLNKRALKLITDDKKYSSMIIAMCDIDNFKRINDIYGHNIGDRVLKKISEIFINLADKNDIVCRAGGEEIIVVSFDMPKNKFLLKIQNIRNEINKSIIHASGENIKFTMTFGISECGSDQEELIKQADTRLYKGKQSTKNCIVVK, from the coding sequence ATGAAAGTAAAAAACGACAACCTAACACAAAATTTGCAAAAGATATTATTGCTGTTTTTAATATTAAGGATTGGCTATCTTTTGGTATTTTTAGTCATAAGAAATGAATGGCTTATATCTTTAAATTTAGCCAGCATAGCGATATATTTGTTTACGATTTTTCTATCAAAACGCAAACTTCTAGGTTATGCATTTTTTATCTTGCATATAGAAATCATGATACATACATCCATTTGCATACTTGTTTTAGGGTGGGATTATGGATTTGACATAGCTATCATCGCTTTACTTTCTATAATATACATAGATATATTTCAAAACAAATTTATATCTTATATACTTGTATTTATGGAGCTTATGGTCTATATAACTTTATATATCATTGCATTTGACAACACAGCTTACTATCCTAAAATTTACTCTACATATTTCTTTTTGGTAAATTTTTTATTTTTTATACTTATCTTGCTTGTAATATCAAAAATCCTAAATGTTACTGATGCCATACACTTTTTAGAGCTAAAAAAAGATAAAGAAAAATTCAAATATATGTCCGAAGTGGACTATCTAACTGGCCTGTTAAACAAAAGAGCACTCAAACTAATCACAGATGATAAAAAATACTCAAGTATGATTATAGCGATGTGCGATATAGATAATTTCAAACGCATAAACGACATCTATGGACACAATATTGGCGATAGAGTTCTAAAGAAAATATCAGAAATATTCATAAATTTAGCCGATAAAAATGATATAGTTTGCAGAGCTGGAGGCGAAGAAATCATCGTAGTATCCTTTGATATGCCAAAAAATAAATTTCTACTAAAAATTCAAAACATAAGAAACGAAATCAATAAAAGCATTATCCATGCAAGCGGCGAAAATATCAAATTTACAATGACATTTGGTATCTCAGAGTGTGGAAGCGACCAGGAAGAGCTTATCAAACAAGCAGATACAAGGCTCTACAAAGGCAAGCAATCCACAAAAAACTGCATAGTCGTCAAATAG